The following DNA comes from Thermithiobacillus tepidarius DSM 3134.
TCATGGCGGGCCCCGGACGCGCGTTTTTCTTCAACAGCACCGCGGCGGACATGCCGCTGGGCCGCTTGCGCGAGGGCGTCTTCGCCAACAACCGCTTTGCGAGCAATCCTGTGCTCAATCAACCCTTCATTCTGATGCAGGATGGCAGGAGCCGGGTGCTCGTCAGCGGACAGACCCCACCCAGCCCGGATCTGCTGGCCAGCCAGTGAGGATTGGAAGCGCGGCGCGGCGGGGTTAGAATCTGGCCTTTTCAACCACAATCGGCTCCGGACACCCATGCGCACCCTCGAAGACCTGATCGGCAACACCCCCATGTGCCGCCTGCAGCGGCTGCCCCGCAACCCGGCCGTGGAGGTCTGGGCCAAGCTGGAGGGCAACAATCCCGGCGGTTCGGTCAAGGACCGCCCGGCCATCAGCATGATCCGCCGGGCGCAGGAGCGCGGCGAGATCCGGCCGGGGGACAGGCTGATCGAGCCCACCAGCGGCAACACCGGGATCGCCCTGGCCATGGCCGCCGCCATACGCGGCTTCCGCATGACCCTGATCATGCCGGAAAACATGAGCGTCGAGCGGCGCCAGGTGATGCGCGCCTACGGCGCCGAGATCATCCTGACCCCGGCGGAGGCCAGCATGGAGGGCGCCATCGACTTGGCCAACCAGATGGTGGCGGCCGGGGAGGGCGTGATGCTGGACCAGTTCTCCAACCCGGACAACCCCCTGGCCCACTACGAGGGCACCGGCCCCGAGATCTGGCGCGACACCCAGGGGCGGGTGACCCACTTCGTTTCCAGCATGGGCACCACCGGCACCATCATGGGCACCTCGCGCTACCTGCGCGAGGTCAAGCCGGACATCCGGATCGTCGGCGTGCATCCCGGCGAGGGCGCCAAGATCCCGGGCATCCGCCGCTGGCCCGAAGCCTACCTGCCCAAGATCTATCACCCCGAGCAGGTGGACCGCATCCTCGAGGTCGGCCAGGCTGAAGCGGAGGAGATGACCCGCCGGCTGGCGCGCGAGGAGGGCGTCTTCGCCGGCATCTCCTCCGGCGGCGCGGTGGCCGCCGCCCTGCGCCTGGCCGACGAGCTCGATTCGGGCGTGCTGGTGGTCATCATCTGCGACCGCGGCGACCGCTACCTGTCCACGGGCGTCTTCCCGGCCTGAAGCCCGCATGCGGCCGCGGCTGTTCCTGTTCACGGCCCTGCTTTGCCTGGCCGGGCTGACGCAGCGCAGCGCGGCCATGAACTCCCTGGAACTGGAGCTGGAGGCCCTGGAGGGGCCCGGCTGGCAGGCCCGCGGCATCCGGGCGCGGGTCCTCCCCGCGGGACAGGCCGTCAATCTGCAGCTCCGGTTGCGCGAACTGCGCCTGCCGGGCGCCTTGGGGCCCTTGCATGACGTGCAGGTGAGCTGTCCCGCCGCCCGCCTGAGTCCCGCCTATTTCTGTCCCGACGGCCGTGTGCGCGCGGTGAGCGCGACTCTCGGCACGGTGCAGGGTGCTTTCTCCGGCCGCTTTCTCGCCGCCGACGTCGCCGGCCGCGGCACCTTCCATCTCCTCGTGAACCAGGGCAATCGCCTGGATTTTACCGTGACATTGCAAGCGCAGCGCTGGCAGGTGCAGGGGACCGGTCTCCTGGCCGATCTGCGCCACTGGCGCCGGACGCTGCCGGCCTGGAGCGTGGCGGTGCCGCAAAAGAGCCCCTTGCGCCTGCGTTTTGCCGCCGATTACCGTGCCGATCGGGCCAGCGGGCAGGCCCAGGTGCAGGGCCAGTCCCGCCATGGCGACGCTGTGGAGTTGGCGCTCGCATGGCAGGGCCGGCGCTGGCAGGCCCAGGGCAAGGCGCAACTGGCCGATCTCGCCTTCTGGCAGCCCCTGCTGCCCGCCTGGCCGGCGGGCTGGAGCGCCGGCGGCCGGCTGGCGCTCGCCTTCGACGGCCAGGGGCGGCAGTGGCGGGAACTGCAGCGCCTGGCCGTGCAAGCGGCGCTTCGCGACGGCAGCTTCTCCGATCCCTCGGGCTTGCGCGCCGGCGACAAGCTGCAGGCCACCGCCCAGGTGCTGATCCGGCAGGCCG
Coding sequences within:
- the cysM gene encoding cysteine synthase CysM; its protein translation is MRTLEDLIGNTPMCRLQRLPRNPAVEVWAKLEGNNPGGSVKDRPAISMIRRAQERGEIRPGDRLIEPTSGNTGIALAMAAAIRGFRMTLIMPENMSVERRQVMRAYGAEIILTPAEASMEGAIDLANQMVAAGEGVMLDQFSNPDNPLAHYEGTGPEIWRDTQGRVTHFVSSMGTTGTIMGTSRYLREVKPDIRIVGVHPGEGAKIPGIRRWPEAYLPKIYHPEQVDRILEVGQAEAEEMTRRLAREEGVFAGISSGGAVAAALRLADELDSGVLVVIICDRGDRYLSTGVFPA